GCGTGGGTGCAGCGTTACGAGCAGGCTAGCCAGTCATACGGCGTCTGCCGCCTGGTCGGAGCATATGGTGTGGCGACACGCGACCCGATCGTGAACGCGGTGCTGGAAGTGCATGACCGCTACACGCGGCCGGGCGAGACGTTGACACTGGCCTGACGCCAGCGCGACAGTTCAAGGAGACCACAATGAGCGACACCCCATCGGGCGTGCATGCCCTCAAAGACCTGATCCAGACGCAGAGTGGATCCGTTGTCAGCCGCACGCTCGTCAAGAAGCCGACCGGTACGGTCACGGCGTTCGCATTCGCTGAAGGCGAGGGGTTGAGCGAGCACACCGCGCCGTTCGAGGCGCTCGTCATCGGCGTCGAGGGCGAGGCTGAGGTGCGCATCGACGGCCAGCCGCACACCGTGCGCGCCGGCGACCTGCTGGTGCTGCCCGCCAACCACCCGCACGCCGTCAAGGCCGCCGCGCCGTTCAAGATGCTGCTGGTCATGATCCGCGAATCGGAGCGGGAGTGAGTGCAGTGTATAGCACCTTAAATCGGTCATCCTGAGCGCGAAGGCAAGCCGCTGAGCTAATTGGATTCCACGCGCGCGAAGGACCTGAAATCCGCA
The genomic region above belongs to Chloroflexota bacterium and contains:
- a CDS encoding cupin domain-containing protein; its protein translation is MSDTPSGVHALKDLIQTQSGSVVSRTLVKKPTGTVTAFAFAEGEGLSEHTAPFEALVIGVEGEAEVRIDGQPHTVRAGDLLVLPANHPHAVKAAAPFKMLLVMIRESERE